Proteins from a single region of Lujinxingia litoralis:
- a CDS encoding ComF family protein, whose product MPHRLVYLVDQALEHLRQVYAACVPASCAACDEAALTNEAFCAICREDSYLLEAAVCPRCALPLPVSRSPYAAGVASNVTRCPGCQRRPNSPILHTTALWEYEGAVSAALRRIKYREDIISAHALVTGAARALRPTLAAMPPALFVPVPAHPSNLRKRGFHLPSLIALHCARQGPHHCRLFSLKKIRRTRAQASLGMEERRTNLCDAFEARWRPMDVDTVVLVDDVLTTGATLDAAAAALKNAGVEKIQALVLARSLPRQ is encoded by the coding sequence TGCGCCAGGTCTACGCCGCATGTGTCCCGGCGAGCTGCGCCGCCTGCGACGAAGCCGCCCTGACGAACGAGGCCTTCTGCGCCATCTGCCGAGAGGACAGCTATCTCCTGGAGGCCGCCGTTTGCCCGCGCTGCGCGCTCCCTTTGCCGGTGAGCCGCTCCCCTTATGCCGCGGGCGTTGCAAGCAATGTGACGCGGTGCCCGGGCTGCCAGCGCCGCCCCAACTCTCCCATCCTCCACACCACCGCGCTCTGGGAGTACGAGGGCGCTGTCTCGGCGGCGCTTCGACGCATCAAATATCGGGAAGACATCATCTCGGCCCACGCCCTGGTCACCGGTGCCGCCCGAGCGCTTCGCCCCACTCTAGCCGCAATGCCTCCGGCGCTCTTTGTGCCGGTGCCGGCCCACCCCTCAAACCTGCGCAAGCGCGGCTTCCACCTTCCTTCCCTGATCGCCCTTCACTGCGCGCGCCAGGGGCCCCACCACTGCCGGCTCTTCTCCCTGAAGAAGATTCGGCGCACCCGCGCGCAGGCGAGCCTGGGGATGGAGGAGCGCCGCACCAACCTGTGCGATGCCTTCGAGGCCCGGTGGCGCCCGATGGACGTCGACACCGTCGTCCTCGTGGACGACGTGCTCACCACCGGCGCCACGCTCGATGCAGCGGCAGCCGCCCTGAAAAACGCCGGCGTTGAAAAAATTCAGGCGCTGGTGCTGGCCCGAAGCCTCCCCCGTCAATAA
- a CDS encoding HNH endonuclease: MKPALLLNASYEPLSIVDWRKAVTLLWLGKAEVLVAQEREVHATHQSITLPSVLRLLRRVRIPRRRVHFSRNNIYRRDGYCCQYCGDRFNGADLTFDHVLPKSRGGDTSWTNIVTSCQPCNRRKNSRTPTEARMPLLTQPYEPRWWPFSAGAGNLEEHPEDWKPYLWT; this comes from the coding sequence ATGAAACCCGCCCTCTTGCTCAACGCCTCTTACGAGCCGCTCTCGATCGTTGACTGGCGCAAGGCCGTCACGTTGTTGTGGCTGGGCAAGGCCGAGGTCCTGGTCGCGCAAGAGCGCGAGGTGCATGCCACCCACCAGAGCATCACCCTGCCCTCGGTGTTGCGCCTGCTACGCCGGGTGCGCATTCCCCGCCGACGGGTGCACTTCTCACGAAACAACATCTACCGACGCGATGGCTACTGCTGTCAGTACTGTGGCGATCGCTTCAATGGTGCCGATCTCACCTTCGATCATGTCTTGCCCAAAAGCCGCGGGGGCGACACCTCCTGGACCAACATCGTGACCAGCTGCCAGCCCTGCAATCGCCGGAAAAACTCTCGCACCCCCACCGAAGCCAGGATGCCCCTGCTCACCCAACCCTACGAGCCGCGCTGGTGGCCATTCAGCGCCGGGGCGGGTAACCTTGAGGAACATCCCGAGGACTGGAAGCCCTACCTCTGGACCTGA
- a CDS encoding metallophosphoesterase family protein: MPTIAILADVHANLFALEAIIADIAEHPIDEVIVAGDLVGRGPQGSAVVQRIAELGWQCVRGNHEDYLLGFCRGDIPDDWRTLDEWAASRWMADELTPEAERFIDALPFSRRADCDPHVEVFHGSPRSHSEGIGAWTPQDRLREHFDAIAGSTLICAHTHRPLIHRFDDGLIVNVGSVGLPFNGDWRAQYAILEGQGSDYRVTLRQVPYDRPGFLQHYRQSGFLDDGNITAHLLYREVEGARPFLVPFLKWAELTAREPVLAALPEFDKVYEPGMSMSDFLRIIAPTGRL; the protein is encoded by the coding sequence ATGCCTACGATCGCCATCCTTGCAGATGTTCACGCCAACCTCTTTGCCCTGGAGGCGATCATTGCCGACATCGCAGAGCACCCGATCGACGAGGTGATCGTCGCCGGCGATTTGGTCGGTCGCGGTCCCCAGGGGAGTGCCGTGGTCCAGCGTATCGCCGAGCTGGGCTGGCAGTGCGTGCGCGGCAATCACGAAGACTATCTGCTCGGGTTTTGTCGCGGTGATATCCCCGACGACTGGCGCACCCTCGACGAGTGGGCCGCCTCGCGCTGGATGGCCGACGAGCTCACCCCGGAGGCCGAGCGCTTCATCGACGCGCTGCCCTTCTCACGTCGCGCTGACTGCGATCCCCACGTGGAGGTCTTCCACGGCTCACCGCGCTCTCATAGTGAAGGTATCGGGGCCTGGACTCCACAGGATCGCCTGCGCGAGCACTTCGACGCCATCGCAGGCTCCACGCTTATCTGCGCCCACACCCACCGCCCGCTCATTCACCGCTTTGATGACGGCCTCATCGTCAACGTGGGCTCAGTAGGCCTGCCCTTCAACGGCGACTGGCGCGCCCAGTACGCCATCCTCGAAGGCCAGGGCTCAGACTACCGAGTCACCCTGCGCCAGGTCCCCTACGATCGCCCGGGCTTTCTGCAACACTACCGCCAGAGCGGCTTTCTCGACGATGGCAACATCACCGCTCACCTCCTCTACCGCGAGGTCGAAGGCGCCCGCCCCTTCCTGGTACCCTTCTTAAAGTGGGCTGAGCTCACCGCGCGCGAACCCGTGCTGGCCGCACTTCCGGAGTTCGATAAGGTCTACGAGCCGGGCATGTCGATGAGCGATTTTCTGCGTATCATCGCCCCGACGGGCCGCCTCTAA
- a CDS encoding ribose-phosphate diphosphokinase, which translates to MNKQLKVFSGSSHPEFCKSICNHLGVEPGKSTTVRFSNENMMVQIEENVRECDVFVVQTSASPVHDNLFELLIMIDALRSASASRITAVMPYIPYIRSDKKDRPRISITARLVADLLKTAGADRVLTMDLHSAQAQGFFRMPVDQLQGAGPICDRLREEEGREDWVLVAADAGEAKDLGRYANRLDLPMAIIDKRRDGDDERPRAVSLIGDVRDKVAVIVDDEIASGGTLIEAATFLKEKGASKVLATATHPIFSSNAAERIDSAFIDKVFVTDTVPLGAHQQSDKVEVISVTRHFAEAINRIHDGRSVSELFSTKKPMKQG; encoded by the coding sequence GTGAACAAGCAGCTCAAAGTCTTCTCCGGCAGTAGCCATCCGGAGTTCTGCAAGTCGATCTGCAACCACCTGGGCGTGGAGCCCGGAAAGAGCACCACGGTTCGATTCAGTAATGAGAACATGATGGTGCAGATCGAGGAGAACGTGCGCGAGTGCGATGTCTTCGTCGTGCAGACCTCGGCGTCGCCGGTTCATGACAACCTCTTTGAACTCTTGATCATGATCGACGCGCTGCGTTCGGCTTCGGCCTCGCGCATTACCGCGGTGATGCCCTACATTCCTTATATTCGCAGCGATAAAAAGGATCGTCCGCGCATCTCGATCACCGCGCGTCTGGTCGCCGATCTGCTCAAGACCGCCGGGGCCGATCGCGTGCTTACCATGGACCTGCACTCGGCCCAGGCTCAGGGGTTCTTCCGGATGCCCGTGGATCAGCTTCAGGGAGCGGGCCCGATCTGCGATCGTCTCCGGGAGGAAGAGGGCCGCGAGGACTGGGTGCTGGTGGCCGCCGATGCCGGCGAAGCCAAAGACCTGGGGCGCTACGCCAACCGTCTGGACCTGCCGATGGCGATCATCGACAAGCGTCGTGACGGTGATGATGAGCGCCCGCGTGCGGTCAGCCTGATCGGTGATGTTCGCGATAAGGTGGCGGTGATCGTCGATGATGAAATCGCCAGCGGCGGCACGCTGATCGAAGCAGCGACCTTCCTCAAAGAGAAGGGCGCCTCGAAGGTGCTGGCCACGGCCACCCATCCGATCTTCAGCTCGAACGCTGCCGAGCGCATCGATAGCGCCTTTATCGATAAGGTATTTGTGACGGATACAGTGCCGCTTGGAGCGCATCAGCAATCGGATAAGGTCGAGGTTATCTCGGTGACCCGGCACTTTGCCGAAGCCATCAATCGCATTCATGATGGACGCTCGGTCAGTGAGCTTTTTAGCACCAAGAAGCCCATGAAGCAGGGCTGA
- the rimI gene encoding ribosomal protein S18-alanine N-acetyltransferase, producing MSEESWGEPTPGAFGQGLTVRRARPEDLDAIMAVETRAHHHPWQRESFAREFTLEWSRIWVVCADDEIAGFLAFWRVLDELHILDVAVHPDFQRRGIARALLQMLLALGQAHEVVAVLLEVRVSNAPALGLYKSLGFKRMGRRKRYYEDGEDAWVMCAELG from the coding sequence ATGAGCGAGGAGAGCTGGGGTGAGCCCACCCCCGGGGCGTTTGGTCAGGGGCTGACGGTGCGGCGCGCGCGGCCCGAGGATCTCGATGCGATTATGGCCGTGGAGACCCGGGCCCATCACCATCCCTGGCAGCGCGAGAGCTTTGCGCGCGAGTTTACCCTGGAGTGGTCGCGGATCTGGGTGGTCTGCGCCGACGACGAGATCGCCGGGTTTCTGGCCTTCTGGCGGGTGCTCGACGAGCTGCACATTCTCGATGTGGCGGTGCACCCCGACTTTCAGCGTCGGGGCATCGCCCGGGCGCTCCTGCAGATGTTGCTGGCGCTGGGCCAGGCTCATGAGGTGGTGGCAGTGTTGCTGGAAGTGCGTGTGAGCAACGCACCGGCGCTCGGACTCTACAAGAGTCTGGGCTTTAAGCGCATGGGCCGGCGCAAGCGCTACTATGAAGATGGTGAGGATGCCTGGGTGATGTGTGCCGAGTTGGGCTGA
- the yihA gene encoding ribosome biogenesis GTP-binding protein YihA/YsxC yields MSAIYKVTKAEFIKSGTRPSHFPPPLQPEIAFGGASNVGKSSLINSLVGRNKLVKTSKTPGHTQTINFFNINDELVFVDLPGYGFAKVPLEVKAAWGPMMERYLGGRPTLRAIVCVMDLRRGVRDDDMMLIESAPLFGIQPILVFTKADKFGKNAGQQRLREIARELGCPPGELVLYSSTNGQGGEQLWDRIRQVTGV; encoded by the coding sequence ATGAGCGCGATCTACAAAGTGACCAAGGCGGAGTTTATCAAGAGTGGCACCAGGCCCTCGCACTTTCCGCCGCCCCTGCAACCGGAGATCGCGTTTGGGGGGGCGAGCAACGTGGGTAAATCCAGCCTGATCAACTCGTTGGTCGGTCGCAATAAGCTGGTCAAAACCAGTAAGACCCCGGGGCACACCCAGACGATCAACTTCTTCAACATCAACGATGAGCTGGTCTTTGTGGATCTGCCCGGTTACGGGTTTGCCAAGGTCCCCCTGGAGGTCAAAGCGGCCTGGGGACCGATGATGGAGCGCTACCTGGGAGGGCGTCCGACCCTGCGCGCGATCGTCTGTGTGATGGATCTGCGCCGCGGCGTGCGTGACGACGATATGATGCTCATCGAGTCGGCACCGCTCTTCGGGATTCAGCCGATCCTGGTCTTCACCAAAGCTGATAAGTTCGGCAAAAACGCCGGTCAGCAACGCCTCCGCGAGATCGCCCGCGAGCTGGGCTGCCCGCCCGGAGAGCTGGTGTTGTATTCGAGCACCAACGGCCAGGGGGGGGAGCAGCTCTGGGACCGCATCCGACAGGTGACCGGCGTATGA
- the coaE gene encoding dephospho-CoA kinase (Dephospho-CoA kinase (CoaE) performs the final step in coenzyme A biosynthesis.), whose amino-acid sequence MSTNSPGVVLGLTGGIASGKSTVSHYFRALGVTVIDADLIARKIVEPGQPALSEIVETFGEDVLHRDGTLNRTSLGERIFQDADARARLGTITHPRIAQEMARQSAAAFERGEPWVLYDAALIVENGLYRAFDALIVVACSPQTQLQRLMSRDDLSRTDAQRRIDAQMPLADKLKVADFVIDNDQSLDHTQAQVEELFSTINERVRTGGSARTPA is encoded by the coding sequence GTGTCAACGAACTCACCCGGTGTGGTCCTCGGTCTGACCGGTGGCATCGCCAGCGGCAAATCTACCGTCAGCCACTATTTCCGCGCGCTCGGCGTCACCGTCATCGACGCTGATCTCATCGCCCGCAAAATCGTCGAACCCGGCCAACCCGCGCTCTCCGAGATCGTGGAGACCTTCGGCGAAGATGTGCTCCACCGCGACGGCACGCTCAACCGTACCTCGCTTGGCGAACGCATATTCCAGGACGCCGACGCGCGCGCGCGCCTGGGGACCATCACCCACCCGCGCATCGCCCAGGAAATGGCCCGCCAGAGCGCCGCGGCCTTTGAGCGTGGTGAGCCCTGGGTGCTCTATGATGCCGCGCTGATCGTCGAAAACGGTCTCTACCGGGCCTTCGACGCCCTGATCGTCGTGGCCTGCAGCCCACAAACCCAGCTGCAACGCCTGATGAGCCGCGACGATCTCTCCCGGACCGACGCGCAACGTCGCATCGACGCTCAGATGCCCCTGGCCGATAAGCTCAAGGTTGCCGACTTTGTGATCGACAACGACCAGAGCCTCGACCACACTCAAGCCCAAGTCGAAGAGCTATTCTCCACCATCAATGAGCGGGTGCGCACCGGCGGCAGCGCCCGCACGCCCGCTTAA
- a CDS encoding SDR family oxidoreductase yields MTEPTRRRDILITGFPSFVARKLVETILSDEPESVVRLLVRPDALDEADRQLQKLDASRQRVHLMSGDVVALDLGLSGREYLELIANVTDIYHIASIWFLGVERSEAFEVNVRGARNILDTAYEMQHLERLNHLSTAFVSGDRAGVIMEEELDEGQGFRNAYEESKFQAEQAMRQAMEHLPISIFRPSIIVGDSQTGEIDRMAGPYYLINALVNMPSIVPIPMPGRGDKPLNLVPVDFVCRAMHRISLRDDAAGRTFHLCDPNPLSARRVFQLVADRAGRSAPVGLLPYRLTRLLMKFPYLERFTRNPRQFLDDFNHLTIYNSIHTLDALEGHDLCPPLPTYLDALIAYVRAADLDLEMPLGVEIMG; encoded by the coding sequence ATGACCGAGCCTACCCGAAGACGCGACATCCTGATCACGGGCTTCCCGAGTTTCGTGGCCCGAAAGCTCGTGGAGACCATCCTCAGTGACGAGCCCGAGTCGGTGGTGCGCCTGCTGGTGCGCCCGGACGCGCTCGACGAGGCCGACCGCCAGCTACAAAAGCTCGATGCCTCTCGTCAACGCGTCCACCTGATGAGCGGTGACGTCGTCGCCCTGGATCTGGGCCTCTCGGGCCGCGAGTACCTGGAGCTTATCGCCAACGTCACCGACATCTACCACATCGCCAGCATCTGGTTTCTGGGCGTGGAACGCTCCGAGGCCTTTGAGGTCAACGTGCGCGGGGCCCGCAACATCCTGGATACCGCCTACGAAATGCAGCATCTGGAGCGCCTCAACCACCTCTCCACGGCTTTTGTCAGCGGCGACCGCGCCGGCGTCATCATGGAAGAGGAACTCGACGAGGGGCAGGGCTTCCGCAACGCCTACGAAGAGAGCAAGTTCCAGGCCGAGCAGGCCATGCGCCAGGCCATGGAACACCTGCCCATCTCGATCTTTCGCCCCAGCATCATCGTCGGCGACTCCCAGACCGGCGAGATCGACCGGATGGCCGGGCCCTATTACCTGATCAACGCCCTGGTCAACATGCCCTCGATCGTGCCCATCCCCATGCCGGGGCGCGGCGACAAGCCGCTAAATCTGGTCCCGGTCGACTTCGTCTGCCGGGCCATGCACCGCATCAGCCTGCGCGACGACGCCGCCGGACGCACCTTCCACCTCTGCGATCCCAACCCCCTCTCTGCTCGCCGCGTCTTCCAGCTGGTAGCCGACCGCGCCGGACGCAGCGCCCCGGTGGGGCTGCTTCCCTACCGCCTCACCCGTCTGTTGATGAAGTTCCCCTACCTGGAGCGTTTCACCCGAAACCCCCGCCAGTTTCTCGACGACTTCAATCACCTGACCATCTACAACTCCATTCACACCCTGGACGCGCTCGAAGGCCACGACCTCTGCCCGCCGCTGCCCACCTACCTCGACGCGCTCATCGCCTACGTCCGCGCGGCAGACCTCGATCTGGAAATGCCCCTGGGCGTGGAAATCATGGGCTGA
- a CDS encoding RelA/SpoT family protein → MQLQNRLNSIIKKVRSYHPDPDIAQLREAYEFAAAMHEGQMRKSGEPYMSHPLEVMDIIADLRLDVASLVAGLLHDTVEDTDTTVEELRERFGEDVAYLVDGVTKLSKFQFNTREEAQAENIRKMIIAMSRDLRVILVKLADRLHNMRTLKYMSPSSQERISRETMDIYSPLAHRLGLNWVKTELEDLSFRYLHTEAYYDIAEKVASKKRQRENFIREVITILQELLSENNIGGEVYGRPKNFWSIYRKMRHNQIEFEQVFDVLAFRILVDERVQCYESLGLVHNLWKPIPGRFKDYIAISKPNGYQSLHTSVIGPYQERIEIQIRTHDMHKVAEEGIAAHWLYKEGKAVPDKDDQKFAWLHRLMEEHQDHEDPMEFLESVKIDLFHDEVYVFTPDGDVLSFPAGATCVDFAFAIHSEVGAHCSGAKVNGMMVPLKTELHNGDIVEILTHKNQRPNKDWLNFVTTSRARTKIRNSVRREQRERSQELGRELLDKELKRYQTNIRAWDRAGNLAKAADLSRFNSVDDMLADIGYGKTQPDTIVEKIYPTENKKARAVENESKIGQLWDKLVHRGKTGVVLDGIEDVMVQYAKCCNPLPGDEIVGFVTRGRGLSVHTRECSRISHLERERQIAVRWANDTSVPDNARRPVSVRVYCTDKPGLLANISQAFSATGVNISQAQCVTTEDHRAVNTFEVLVQNTDQLKRAMRTIEKIKGVYKVERTTN, encoded by the coding sequence ATGCAACTTCAAAACCGCCTGAACTCCATTATCAAAAAAGTCCGCTCCTACCACCCGGATCCGGACATTGCCCAGCTGCGCGAAGCCTACGAATTTGCCGCCGCCATGCACGAAGGCCAGATGCGCAAGAGCGGCGAGCCCTACATGAGCCATCCCCTTGAGGTGATGGACATTATTGCGGATCTGCGCCTGGACGTGGCCAGCCTGGTCGCCGGCCTGCTCCACGACACCGTGGAAGACACCGACACCACCGTGGAGGAGCTGCGCGAGCGCTTCGGCGAAGACGTCGCCTATCTGGTCGACGGGGTCACCAAACTCTCTAAATTTCAGTTCAACACCCGTGAAGAAGCTCAGGCGGAGAACATCCGCAAGATGATCATCGCCATGAGCCGCGATCTGCGCGTGATCTTGGTCAAGCTCGCCGACCGCCTCCATAACATGCGCACCCTCAAGTACATGAGCCCCTCCTCCCAGGAGCGCATCTCCCGGGAGACCATGGACATTTACTCGCCACTGGCCCATCGCCTGGGGCTGAACTGGGTCAAAACCGAGCTCGAAGACCTCTCCTTTCGCTACCTCCACACCGAGGCCTACTACGACATCGCCGAGAAGGTGGCCTCCAAGAAGCGTCAGCGCGAGAACTTCATCCGCGAGGTCATCACGATCCTCCAGGAGCTCTTAAGCGAGAATAACATCGGCGGCGAAGTCTACGGACGGCCCAAAAACTTCTGGAGCATCTACCGCAAGATGCGTCACAACCAGATCGAGTTTGAGCAGGTCTTCGACGTGCTGGCCTTCCGCATTCTCGTCGACGAGCGGGTGCAATGCTACGAGTCGCTGGGCCTGGTGCATAACCTGTGGAAACCCATCCCGGGACGCTTTAAAGACTACATCGCGATCTCCAAACCCAACGGCTACCAGTCGCTGCATACCTCGGTGATCGGCCCCTACCAGGAACGCATCGAGATCCAGATTCGCACCCACGACATGCACAAAGTCGCCGAGGAGGGGATCGCCGCCCACTGGCTCTACAAAGAGGGCAAGGCCGTACCCGACAAAGACGACCAGAAGTTCGCCTGGCTCCACCGCCTGATGGAGGAGCACCAGGATCACGAAGATCCCATGGAGTTTCTGGAGTCGGTCAAGATCGACCTCTTCCACGACGAGGTCTACGTCTTCACCCCCGATGGCGATGTTCTGAGCTTCCCGGCCGGCGCGACCTGTGTGGACTTCGCCTTTGCGATTCACTCCGAGGTCGGCGCGCACTGCTCCGGCGCCAAGGTCAACGGCATGATGGTCCCGCTGAAGACCGAGCTTCACAACGGCGACATCGTCGAGATCCTCACTCACAAGAATCAGCGCCCCAACAAAGACTGGCTCAACTTTGTGACCACCAGTCGCGCGCGCACCAAGATTCGCAACTCCGTACGCCGCGAACAGCGCGAACGCAGCCAGGAACTGGGACGCGAGCTCCTGGACAAAGAGCTCAAGCGCTACCAGACCAACATCCGCGCCTGGGATCGCGCTGGCAACCTGGCAAAAGCCGCCGACTTAAGCCGCTTTAACTCCGTCGACGACATGCTCGCCGACATCGGCTACGGCAAGACCCAGCCCGACACCATCGTCGAGAAGATCTACCCCACCGAAAACAAGAAAGCCCGGGCGGTGGAGAACGAATCGAAGATCGGCCAGCTCTGGGACAAACTGGTCCATCGCGGCAAGACCGGCGTGGTCCTCGACGGCATCGAAGACGTGATGGTGCAGTATGCGAAATGCTGCAATCCCTTGCCCGGCGATGAGATCGTGGGCTTTGTCACCCGCGGACGCGGCCTCTCGGTCCATACCCGTGAGTGCAGCCGCATCTCGCATCTGGAGCGCGAACGCCAGATCGCGGTGCGCTGGGCCAACGATACCAGCGTGCCGGACAACGCCCGGCGCCCGGTGTCGGTGCGCGTCTACTGCACCGATAAACCCGGCCTGCTGGCCAACATCAGCCAGGCCTTCTCCGCCACCGGCGTCAACATCAGCCAGGCCCAGTGCGTGACCACCGAAGACCATCGCGCCGTCAACACCTTCGAGGTCCTGGTGCAGAACACCGATCAACTCAAGCGTGCCATGCGCACCATTGAGAAGATCAAAGGCGTGTACAAAGTCGAGCGCACCACCAACTAA
- a CDS encoding tyrosine recombinase XerC, translating into MLAERIDQFITYLRVERGASAHTRRAYASDLRQLADFLAERGRENPDPGELTLHDLRAFIADRFDENQASSLARKISTLRSFWTFLNKKRLVESNPAELLSSPKVQKPLRNYLGVDEIFHLLDGHRGDSVLGVRDMAIWEVGYGAGLRVSELVGLNKQDIDLQQGWVQTVGKGNKERKVPLGTKACAALERYLARRHELVGDKTDADAIFLNHRGGRLSDRSVRRLLKDHLVRAGLDTSLTPHGLRHSYATHLLDAGADLRGIQELLGHSNLSTTQRYTHVSIDRLMEVYDAAHPRARATRRRRAKEPSSPSSTDE; encoded by the coding sequence TTGCTCGCCGAGCGTATCGACCAGTTTATCACCTACCTGCGCGTGGAGCGCGGCGCCAGCGCTCACACCCGACGCGCCTACGCCAGCGATCTACGACAGCTGGCCGATTTTCTGGCCGAACGCGGGCGCGAGAACCCCGACCCGGGCGAACTCACGCTCCACGATCTGCGCGCATTTATTGCCGATCGCTTCGACGAGAATCAGGCGTCTTCGCTGGCCCGTAAGATCTCCACGCTCCGCTCCTTCTGGACCTTCCTCAACAAGAAACGCCTGGTCGAGAGCAACCCCGCCGAGCTCCTCTCTTCGCCCAAAGTCCAGAAACCGCTGCGCAACTACCTGGGCGTTGACGAGATCTTCCACCTCCTCGACGGGCACCGCGGCGACTCGGTGCTGGGGGTGCGCGACATGGCGATCTGGGAAGTGGGCTACGGCGCCGGGCTGCGGGTCTCGGAGTTGGTCGGGCTCAACAAGCAGGACATCGATCTGCAGCAGGGCTGGGTGCAGACAGTGGGCAAAGGTAACAAGGAGCGCAAAGTGCCCCTGGGCACCAAAGCCTGCGCCGCGCTGGAGCGCTACCTGGCGCGCCGCCACGAGCTGGTGGGAGACAAGACCGATGCCGACGCGATCTTCCTAAACCACCGCGGTGGCCGGCTCAGCGACCGCTCGGTACGGCGCCTGCTCAAAGATCACCTGGTGCGCGCCGGGCTCGACACCTCGCTGACGCCCCACGGGCTTCGCCACTCCTATGCCACACACCTGCTCGACGCCGGCGCCGACCTGCGCGGCATTCAGGAACTGCTGGGGCACTCCAACCTCTCGACCACCCAGCGCTACACCCACGTCTCAATTGACAGGCTTATGGAGGTCTACGATGCTGCCCACCCGCGCGCCCGCGCCACGCGGCGCCGACGCGCCAAAGAGCCATCCTCCCCCTCTTCTACCGACGAGTGA
- the hslV gene encoding ATP-dependent protease subunit HslV: protein MSFRGTTIVSVRRNDKVVVAGDGQVTMGEKIVMKATARKVRRLHGDKVLCGFAGSTADAFTLFEKLEEKLKKFNGNLTRAAVELAKDWRTDRMLRRLEALLIAADSETTLLISGTGDVIEPEEGVIAIGSGGSYALSAARALVRHTELDARTIAESSLKIAAELCVFTNDSLTIEELPSTSS from the coding sequence ATGAGCTTTCGAGGCACCACCATCGTCAGCGTGCGTCGCAACGACAAGGTCGTCGTCGCCGGTGACGGTCAGGTCACCATGGGCGAAAAGATCGTGATGAAGGCCACCGCCCGAAAGGTGCGCCGCCTCCACGGCGATAAAGTCCTCTGCGGATTTGCCGGTTCCACCGCCGACGCCTTCACCCTCTTTGAGAAGCTCGAAGAGAAACTCAAAAAATTCAACGGCAACCTTACCCGCGCGGCCGTCGAGCTGGCCAAAGACTGGCGCACCGACCGCATGCTCCGCCGCCTGGAAGCTCTGCTGATCGCCGCCGATAGCGAAACCACCCTGCTGATCAGCGGCACCGGCGACGTCATTGAGCCCGAAGAAGGCGTCATCGCCATCGGCTCCGGGGGATCCTATGCCCTGAGTGCGGCCCGGGCACTGGTACGCCACACCGAGCTCGACGCGCGCACCATCGCCGAATCCTCCCTCAAGATCGCCGCGGAGCTCTGCGTCTTTACCAACGATTCGTTGACCATTGAGGAGCTTCCCTCAACCTCAAGCTGA